One segment of Aquimarina sp. BL5 DNA contains the following:
- a CDS encoding right-handed parallel beta-helix repeat-containing protein, with amino-acid sequence MIPENSIILIKNDISINSDNLPIELPKGVIISGDSCIGEDNIPKLKFSNTQSPEEIIVFKIIDDNVTIQNLKIEGPYPDPPIKCATDEPVLDYFRVGIEVLNSDNFTLNNSEIVGWNNAGIRLNKAKNCRITNNSIHHNEAENLGYGVVLTNGSSTIIGGNKFDRNRHHIAGTGNSDGQGNYDSYEIRNNEFVMENAIAHGIDMHAGGNNDPETIAGGEIYIHHNNFIGKGGEFPCSTQPGIRIRGIPNDFCKIEHNNFLDYPLEEKAIRQVHNFGNFDASNNHYESQNKGFYVSWRGMEPWYRIGTDANLGFDNMFLGKFSDNGESSILYNDDSNWKMYEFRNSSGTSRRKSNPEILSSSQIPFEDLSMGDFNGDGITDIFRSNGSNWFIAYSANVSNPFEWNSLNVNSVYTKKDLKFGDFDGNGTTDILRANGTNFFVAYSGNVSNPFEWQIIANSKARLDDIKIGDFNGDGISDILRTTGEILYIAFGNNSVDLWEWEPIVDSDIVLDSIHGLGDFNGDKKTDLLTLRDNQFFIAYSDNTAEPWIFVPGIKMNTNFLIQFEVNDFNQDSFDDIMIIENQTVKN; translated from the coding sequence TTGATTCCTGAGAATTCAATTATACTTATTAAAAACGATATTTCTATAAATTCTGATAATTTACCAATAGAATTACCAAAAGGAGTTATTATTTCTGGAGATTCTTGTATTGGGGAAGATAATATTCCAAAACTTAAATTCTCAAATACTCAAAGCCCTGAAGAAATTATAGTTTTTAAAATTATAGATGATAATGTTACAATTCAAAATTTAAAAATTGAAGGACCTTATCCAGATCCTCCAATAAAATGTGCAACAGATGAACCTGTTTTAGATTATTTTAGAGTCGGTATTGAAGTGCTGAATTCTGATAACTTTACGTTAAACAACAGTGAAATAGTTGGGTGGAATAACGCAGGAATAAGACTTAACAAAGCGAAGAACTGTAGAATAACAAATAATTCGATCCATCATAACGAAGCAGAGAATCTGGGTTACGGGGTTGTTTTAACTAATGGTTCATCTACTATTATAGGGGGCAATAAGTTTGATAGGAATCGACACCATATAGCTGGAACAGGAAATAGTGATGGACAGGGAAATTACGATAGTTACGAGATTAGAAATAATGAATTTGTTATGGAAAATGCAATTGCTCATGGCATTGATATGCATGCAGGAGGGAATAATGACCCAGAAACTATTGCTGGGGGAGAAATTTATATACATCATAATAATTTTATAGGGAAAGGTGGAGAATTTCCATGTAGTACTCAACCAGGAATAAGAATTAGGGGAATTCCGAATGACTTTTGCAAAATAGAACATAATAATTTTCTGGATTATCCTTTAGAGGAAAAGGCTATAAGACAGGTTCATAATTTTGGGAATTTTGACGCATCAAATAATCATTACGAATCACAAAATAAAGGTTTTTATGTTTCTTGGAGAGGTATGGAACCTTGGTATAGAATAGGTACCGATGCTAATTTGGGATTTGACAATATGTTTTTAGGAAAATTTAGCGATAATGGAGAAAGTTCTATACTATATAACGATGATAGTAATTGGAAAATGTATGAATTTCGTAACTCTTCTGGAACATCAAGGAGAAAAAGTAACCCTGAAATTTTAAGTAGCTCGCAAATACCTTTTGAGGATTTGTCTATGGGGGATTTCAATGGAGACGGTATAACTGATATTTTTAGATCAAACGGAAGTAATTGGTTTATTGCATATAGCGCAAATGTTTCAAACCCTTTTGAATGGAATTCTTTAAATGTAAATTCTGTATATACTAAAAAGGATTTGAAATTTGGTGACTTTGATGGTAATGGTACTACGGATATATTGAGAGCTAATGGCACTAATTTTTTTGTAGCATATAGTGGAAATGTTTCAAATCCATTTGAATGGCAAATAATTGCCAATTCAAAAGCAAGATTAGATGATATTAAAATCGGTGATTTTAATGGAGATGGAATTTCAGATATATTAAGAACAACAGGTGAAATTCTGTATATAGCTTTTGGAAATAATTCAGTTGATTTATGGGAGTGGGAACCAATTGTTGATTCTGATATTGTATTGGATTCAATTCACGGATTAGGTGATTTCAACGGAGATAAAAAAACGGATTTATTGACCCTTAGAGATAATCAATTTTTTATAGCTTATAGTGATAATACTGCTGAACCTTGGATTTTTGTGCCAGGGATTAAAATGAATACCAATTTTTTGATTCAATTTGAAGTAAATGATTTTAATCAAGATAGTTTTGATGATATAATGATAATAGAGAATCAGACCGTTAAAAATTAA
- a CDS encoding DUF4292 domain-containing protein translates to MNRIFYLLCFSLIILQSCKGTKAISGATIKKLRTEKIVANHYNKAFDFTTINAKIKVRYDDGKQSFSPNVTLRIEKDKKIWVSAKLLGITLAKVLITPEKVSYYEKINNTYFEGDFKIISEWLGTDLDFEKVQQLLLGQALFNLKDEKYVSSIENQKYRLNPKKELELFERLFVLNPDSFKIFSQQLKQPIENRNLLVNYSSYQKVGNQDFPKEISVIASEGIAKTIIMIDYRSVDYNAKVSFPFKIPSGYEQVTIE, encoded by the coding sequence ATGAATAGAATATTTTATTTGTTATGTTTTTCGCTAATTATACTGCAATCTTGTAAAGGTACTAAAGCAATTTCAGGAGCCACAATTAAAAAGCTAAGGACAGAAAAAATTGTAGCTAATCACTATAATAAAGCTTTTGACTTTACCACAATCAATGCTAAGATAAAAGTAAGATATGATGATGGTAAACAATCATTTAGTCCAAATGTGACTTTACGTATAGAAAAGGATAAGAAAATATGGGTAAGTGCAAAATTACTGGGAATTACCCTTGCTAAGGTGCTTATTACTCCAGAAAAAGTAAGTTATTACGAAAAAATTAATAACACCTATTTTGAAGGAGATTTTAAGATCATTAGTGAATGGCTTGGAACTGACTTAGACTTTGAAAAAGTTCAACAACTATTACTTGGTCAGGCCTTATTCAATCTTAAAGATGAGAAGTATGTATCATCCATAGAAAATCAAAAATATAGACTTAATCCCAAAAAAGAACTTGAACTATTCGAACGATTATTCGTATTGAATCCAGATAGTTTTAAAATATTCTCCCAACAGCTAAAGCAGCCTATAGAAAACAGAAACCTGCTCGTTAATTATAGTAGTTACCAAAAAGTTGGAAATCAAGATTTTCCAAAAGAAATAAGTGTTATAGCCTCAGAAGGAATAGCCAAAACTATCATAATGATAGATTATCGTAGTGTAGATTACAATGCTAAGGTAAGTTTTCCGTTTAAAATACCATCAGGATACGAGCAAGTGACTATAGAATGA
- the atpA gene encoding F0F1 ATP synthase subunit alpha, with product MAEVNPAEVSAILKQQLSGFEATASLEEVGTVLQVGDGIARVYGLSNAQYGELVEFESGLEGIVLNLEEDNVGVVLLGSSTEVKEGVTVKRTQRIASINVGEGIVGRVVDTLGNPIDGKGAIEGETFEMPLERKAPGVVFRQPVTEPLQTGIKSIDAMVPVGRGQRELVIGDRQTGKTTVCIDTILNQKEFYDAGEPVYCIYVAIGQKASTVAGIAKVLEDKGAMAYTTIVAANASDPAPMQVYAPFAGAAIGEYFRDTGRPALIIYDDLSKQAVAYREVSLLLRRPPGREAYPGDVFYLHSRLLERAAKVIADDSIAKDMNDLPDSLKGKVKGGGSLTALPIIETQAGDVSAYIPTNVISITDGQIFLTSDLFNSGVRPAINVGISVSRVGGSAQIKSMKKVAGTLKLDQAQFRELEAFAKFGSDLDAATLNVIEKGKRNVEILKQAQNDPYTVEDQIAIIYAGSKNLLRDVPVNKIKEFESDFIEYLNAKHRDTLDTLKAGKLTDEVTDVLLSACKEISAKYK from the coding sequence ATGGCAGAAGTGAATCCTGCTGAAGTATCAGCAATATTAAAACAACAATTATCTGGATTTGAAGCTACGGCTTCACTAGAAGAAGTAGGTACAGTATTACAAGTTGGTGATGGTATCGCCAGAGTATACGGATTGTCTAACGCTCAATATGGAGAGTTAGTAGAATTCGAATCTGGACTAGAAGGAATCGTACTGAATCTTGAAGAAGATAATGTTGGGGTAGTACTTTTAGGTTCTTCAACAGAAGTAAAAGAAGGTGTAACAGTTAAACGTACACAAAGAATTGCTTCCATCAATGTTGGAGAAGGAATCGTAGGTCGTGTAGTGGATACCTTAGGTAATCCAATAGACGGTAAAGGTGCGATTGAAGGTGAAACTTTCGAAATGCCATTAGAGCGTAAAGCTCCTGGTGTAGTTTTTCGTCAGCCGGTAACTGAACCATTACAAACTGGAATTAAATCTATTGATGCGATGGTACCAGTGGGTAGAGGACAACGTGAGTTGGTAATCGGTGACCGTCAGACTGGTAAAACAACCGTATGTATTGATACGATCCTGAACCAAAAAGAATTTTATGATGCTGGTGAGCCAGTTTACTGTATTTATGTAGCAATCGGACAGAAAGCTTCTACAGTAGCAGGTATTGCAAAAGTATTAGAAGATAAAGGAGCAATGGCGTATACAACAATAGTTGCGGCTAATGCTTCTGATCCTGCTCCAATGCAGGTATATGCTCCATTTGCAGGTGCTGCAATTGGTGAGTATTTCCGTGATACAGGTCGTCCAGCTTTGATTATCTATGATGATTTGTCTAAGCAAGCGGTAGCATACCGTGAGGTATCATTATTGTTACGTCGTCCACCAGGACGTGAAGCATATCCTGGAGATGTATTCTATCTTCACTCTAGATTATTAGAGCGTGCTGCAAAAGTAATTGCAGATGATAGTATTGCAAAGGATATGAATGACCTTCCAGATTCTTTAAAAGGTAAAGTAAAAGGTGGTGGATCATTAACTGCATTGCCAATTATCGAAACGCAGGCAGGTGATGTATCGGCATATATACCAACTAACGTAATTTCGATTACTGATGGTCAGATATTTTTAACTTCAGATTTATTTAACTCTGGTGTTCGTCCAGCAATTAACGTGGGTATCTCTGTATCTCGTGTAGGTGGATCCGCACAGATTAAATCAATGAAGAAAGTAGCAGGTACGTTAAAACTAGATCAAGCACAGTTCCGTGAATTAGAAGCATTTGCTAAGTTTGGTTCTGACCTTGATGCGGCTACTTTAAATGTTATCGAAAAAGGTAAGCGTAACGTAGAGATCTTAAAGCAAGCTCAGAATGATCCTTATACAGTAGAAGATCAGATTGCAATCATCTATGCTGGATCTAAGAACTTATTAAGAGACGTTCCGGTAAATAAAATCAAAGAATTCGAAAGTGACTTTATTGAGTATCTTAATGCAAAACATAGAGATACATTAGACACTTTGAAAGCTGGAAAATTAACAGATGAAGTAACAGACGTATTACTTTCAGCTTGTAAAGAGATTTCAGCAAAATATAAGTAG
- a CDS encoding oligosaccharide flippase family protein encodes MGIFQKLFKQTFIYGMATVLPRMLSFLLVPLYTNQLPTEEYGKVSIIFSYFVLFNVILAYGMETAFFRFFNKESDKEKVVSTSAISIATSSFVFLVIAFLLKEQISVWIDIKLEYINLVIWILLLDALVIIPFSWLRAKERPMRYAVIKIANVAINFGLNIFFLLYLKELSFHFSSLDTIYKENYEISYIFISNLIASGFTLLMLLPFYTKIKYRFDRILWKKMMKYAMPILIAGIAYSINETFDRILLDHLLPENVAEHMVGVYSACYKLALFMTLFATAFRLGIEPFFFNYAENKSAPETYARITKYFVILGSFIFLFVIVFVHILKIAFLRDASYWEAVKIVPFILLANFCLGVYHNLSVWYKVTDRTRFGAYISVFGAIVTLLLNFLLIPEYTYVGSAIATLAAYGSMMILSWYLGRKYYPIPYDLKKIGMYLALSIGFSIISFYIFDSNYMISIPLLLVFLVILYASEKKELKQLLKR; translated from the coding sequence TTGGGAATTTTTCAAAAACTTTTTAAACAAACATTTATATACGGAATGGCAACAGTGCTACCGCGCATGTTGTCATTTCTTTTGGTACCATTATATACTAATCAGTTACCAACAGAGGAGTATGGTAAGGTTTCAATTATCTTTTCATATTTCGTACTCTTCAACGTGATATTAGCATACGGAATGGAAACAGCCTTTTTTAGGTTCTTTAATAAAGAATCGGACAAGGAAAAAGTAGTCAGCACTTCTGCAATATCCATAGCTACTTCATCTTTTGTATTCTTAGTGATCGCTTTTCTGTTGAAAGAGCAAATATCAGTTTGGATAGATATTAAGTTGGAGTATATAAATCTGGTAATTTGGATATTACTACTGGATGCTTTGGTTATTATTCCATTTTCTTGGCTTAGAGCAAAGGAACGCCCGATGCGATATGCAGTTATTAAAATAGCCAATGTTGCCATTAATTTTGGGCTTAACATTTTTTTCTTACTGTACTTAAAAGAACTTTCATTTCATTTTTCTTCGTTAGATACGATTTATAAAGAAAATTATGAGATAAGCTACATTTTTATTTCTAATCTGATTGCGAGCGGATTTACATTACTTATGCTGTTGCCTTTCTATACTAAGATTAAATATCGTTTTGATCGAATATTGTGGAAAAAAATGATGAAATACGCCATGCCAATTCTGATAGCGGGAATAGCATATTCTATCAATGAAACATTTGATAGAATTTTATTAGATCATTTATTACCAGAAAATGTGGCCGAACATATGGTTGGTGTATATTCAGCTTGTTACAAGTTAGCTTTGTTTATGACATTATTTGCTACAGCTTTTAGGTTAGGAATAGAGCCATTTTTCTTTAATTATGCCGAGAATAAAAGCGCACCAGAAACCTATGCTAGGATTACTAAGTATTTTGTGATTTTAGGATCTTTTATCTTCTTGTTCGTGATTGTGTTTGTCCATATTTTGAAAATTGCTTTTTTAAGAGATGCATCCTATTGGGAAGCGGTAAAAATTGTTCCCTTCATTCTATTAGCCAATTTCTGTCTAGGAGTTTACCATAATTTATCCGTATGGTATAAAGTGACGGATAGAACCAGATTTGGAGCATATATATCTGTTTTTGGAGCAATAGTTACATTGCTTCTTAACTTTCTACTAATTCCAGAATATACTTATGTAGGTTCGGCTATAGCTACTTTGGCAGCATATGGTTCTATGATGATACTATCGTGGTACTTAGGAAGGAAATATTATCCAATTCCATATGATCTGAAAAAAATAGGAATGTATTTAGCATTATCGATTGGTTTTTCAATCATTTCGTTTTATATATTTGATAGTAATTATATGATTTCTATCCCCTTATTACTAGTGTTTTTAGTAATTTTGTATGCTTCGGAAAAAAAGGAATTAAAACAACTATTAAAAAGATAA
- a CDS encoding murein hydrolase activator EnvC: MKLKKIIYIFGMLLVSIPSFSQSAKQQQLEEQRRRLKEQIEQMRSLLADTKLKERSVLDEVETLNSQISTRQNLIKITNQQANLLTREINNNLKKMGSYRDELKVLKKDYARMIVKSYKSKSQQSKIMFLLSSSDFTQAYKRLQYMKQYNEHRKEQADQIQTRAEELQTLNRGLLERKKNKQLLVEENRDAQEQLKEEKKQQQALMASIRKKEGTYKKEIKKKQEQASALDKAIDKLIREAIAKANKKAGKKASKKGSATTFALTPEDKKLADNFTSNKGKFPWPVGTGKLTRKYGRQPHPTLPNIQINSSGVELETRPGEKARAIFEGEVMAIQKLKGAGRLVHVRHGNYITVYYNLENISVKEGQKLLTKQSIGEVRVNPATGRAIMKFLIFKDTKKLNPQSWIYKM, translated from the coding sequence ATGAAGCTGAAAAAAATTATATACATATTCGGAATGCTACTAGTTAGTATTCCATCATTTTCTCAAAGCGCGAAGCAACAACAGCTAGAAGAGCAACGTCGTCGTCTAAAAGAACAGATTGAGCAGATGAGATCGTTACTCGCTGATACCAAACTCAAAGAGCGTTCTGTGCTTGATGAAGTAGAAACGCTAAATTCTCAAATAAGCACTAGACAAAACCTTATAAAAATTACCAATCAACAAGCAAATCTATTGACAAGAGAGATTAACAACAATCTCAAAAAGATGGGGTCGTATCGTGATGAGTTAAAGGTCTTAAAAAAGGATTATGCCAGAATGATTGTAAAATCTTATAAAAGTAAATCCCAACAAAGCAAGATTATGTTTTTGTTGTCATCATCGGATTTTACTCAGGCTTATAAACGACTTCAGTATATGAAGCAATATAATGAGCATCGAAAAGAACAGGCGGATCAAATACAAACACGTGCAGAAGAGCTTCAGACGCTAAATAGAGGTTTGCTGGAGAGGAAAAAAAATAAACAATTGCTCGTAGAAGAGAATCGAGATGCTCAGGAGCAATTAAAAGAAGAGAAAAAACAACAGCAAGCCTTAATGGCATCTATTCGAAAAAAAGAAGGGACGTATAAAAAAGAAATAAAGAAAAAACAAGAACAAGCAAGTGCTCTTGATAAAGCTATTGATAAATTAATTCGAGAAGCCATTGCAAAAGCGAATAAAAAAGCAGGAAAGAAAGCATCCAAAAAAGGATCTGCAACAACTTTTGCATTAACTCCAGAGGATAAAAAGCTTGCAGATAATTTTACATCCAATAAAGGAAAGTTTCCCTGGCCAGTTGGTACAGGTAAGCTAACAAGAAAATATGGACGTCAGCCACACCCTACATTACCAAACATACAGATTAATAGCAGTGGAGTAGAACTGGAAACAAGGCCAGGAGAAAAAGCAAGAGCCATTTTTGAAGGAGAAGTAATGGCTATTCAGAAACTGAAAGGCGCGGGAAGACTGGTTCACGTAAGACATGGTAATTATATTACAGTGTATTACAATCTGGAAAATATTTCGGTAAAAGAAGGTCAGAAACTCTTAACCAAACAAAGTATTGGAGAAGTGCGTGTAAATCCTGCTACTGGACGCGCTATTATGAAATTCTTGATCTTTAAGGATACAAAGAAATTAAATCCGCAATCTTGGATTTATAAAATGTGA
- the atpG gene encoding ATP synthase F1 subunit gamma, with protein MANLKELRSRITSVSSTMQITSAMKMVSAAKLNKAQMAITAMRPYSDKLTELLQSLSASLEGDSASSFSEQREVNKVLVVAIASNRGLAGAFNTNIIKGSRELYENVYAGKQVDFVTIGKKVNDIVSKTHTVIANKSEVFDDLTFANVADIAEELMELFMNGSYDKVVVVYNKFKNAATQIVTTEQFLPIVPVEGEKSANLDYIFEPSKEEIVEQLIPKSLKTQLYKAIRDSFASEHGARMTAMHKATDNATELRDALKLQYNKARQASITNEILEIVGGAEALNN; from the coding sequence ATGGCAAATTTAAAAGAATTACGTAGTAGAATTACCTCTGTATCCTCAACGATGCAAATTACCAGTGCCATGAAAATGGTATCGGCTGCAAAGTTGAATAAGGCACAGATGGCAATTACTGCTATGCGTCCTTACTCAGATAAACTTACTGAATTATTACAGAGTTTAAGCGCTTCTTTGGAAGGAGATAGTGCAAGCTCATTCTCTGAACAACGTGAGGTAAACAAAGTTTTAGTGGTGGCAATTGCTTCTAATCGTGGTTTGGCAGGTGCTTTTAATACGAACATTATCAAAGGTTCAAGAGAGCTATACGAAAATGTATATGCAGGGAAACAAGTTGATTTTGTTACTATCGGTAAGAAAGTAAATGATATTGTTTCTAAAACCCATACGGTCATTGCCAATAAGAGTGAAGTCTTTGATGATCTTACATTTGCTAATGTTGCAGATATTGCAGAAGAGCTAATGGAGTTGTTTATGAACGGTTCTTATGATAAAGTAGTCGTTGTATATAACAAATTTAAGAATGCTGCAACTCAGATAGTAACTACAGAGCAGTTTCTACCGATTGTGCCAGTAGAGGGTGAGAAAAGCGCTAATTTAGACTATATTTTTGAGCCATCTAAAGAAGAGATTGTAGAGCAATTGATTCCTAAGTCACTTAAAACACAATTATATAAGGCAATTCGCGATTCTTTTGCTTCAGAGCACGGAGCTCGTATGACAGCAATGCATAAAGCAACTGATAATGCTACAGAATTAAGAGATGCACTTAAGTTACAATATAACAAAGCAAGACAGGCTTCTATTACTAATGAGATCCTGGAGATCGTTGGTGGTGCGGAAGCGTTGAATAATTAA
- a CDS encoding sugar phosphate nucleotidyltransferase: MKIIVPMAGRGSRLRPHTLTVPKPLIPVAGKPIVHRLVSDIAKVLGEPVDEIAFILGDPAFFGDDVVESLTALAEELGAKASIYRQDQPLGTGHAIMCAKDSLSGPAVVAYADTLIRADFNLDKDADAVIWVKQVDQPEAYGVVKLNDKKEIVELVEKPKEFVSDLAVIGIYYFKDIAVLKSELQHVLDNNIINGGEYQINDGIKRMMADGKTFVTGQVEEWMDCGNKNVTVETNTRMLGFLEKDGEKLVSDDVVLENATIIPPCHIGKGVIIKNGSVGPNVSIGDGCTIEDSDIKNSLVQNQTVIKNANLDNAMIGNHVYYDGKYTTISIGDYSTLE; encoded by the coding sequence ATGAAAATCATTGTACCAATGGCAGGAAGAGGCTCTCGATTAAGACCTCATACACTTACGGTTCCTAAACCTTTAATCCCTGTAGCAGGAAAACCGATTGTTCATCGGTTAGTTTCCGATATAGCAAAAGTTTTAGGAGAACCAGTAGATGAAATTGCTTTTATATTAGGAGATCCTGCATTTTTTGGAGATGATGTTGTAGAAAGTTTAACAGCACTTGCAGAAGAACTTGGTGCTAAAGCTTCTATTTATAGACAAGATCAGCCACTAGGAACAGGTCATGCTATCATGTGTGCTAAAGACTCATTATCTGGACCAGCGGTTGTAGCATATGCAGATACACTGATTAGAGCCGATTTTAATTTAGACAAAGATGCAGATGCCGTTATTTGGGTAAAACAAGTTGATCAGCCAGAAGCATATGGAGTGGTGAAACTTAATGATAAGAAGGAAATTGTAGAGTTGGTTGAAAAACCAAAGGAGTTTGTTTCTGATCTCGCCGTGATAGGAATCTATTATTTTAAAGATATTGCGGTGTTAAAAAGTGAGCTACAACATGTATTGGATAATAACATTATCAATGGTGGAGAATACCAAATTAATGATGGTATTAAGAGAATGATGGCAGATGGCAAAACATTTGTTACTGGTCAGGTAGAAGAGTGGATGGATTGTGGAAACAAGAATGTGACCGTAGAAACCAATACTAGAATGCTAGGTTTTTTAGAAAAAGATGGAGAAAAATTGGTCAGTGATGATGTTGTATTAGAAAATGCAACCATTATACCACCTTGTCATATAGGAAAGGGAGTGATTATTAAGAATGGATCAGTTGGGCCTAACGTATCTATTGGAGATGGTTGTACCATAGAAGATAGTGATATTAAAAATAGTTTAGTACAGAACCAAACTGTCATAAAAAATGCTAACTTAGACAATGCTATGATTGGAAATCATGTGTATTACGACGGAAAGTATACAACGATTAGTATTGGTGACTATTCTACTTTGGAATAA
- the dut gene encoding dUTP diphosphatase, whose protein sequence is MQINIINKSSHKLPHYETIASAGMDLRANISESITLKPLERTIVKTGLFIELPVGYEAQVRPRSGLAAKKGVTVLNAPGTVDADYRGEIGVILVNLSNENFVIENGERVAQLVIAKHERAEWNEVVELSETSRGAGGFGSTGVK, encoded by the coding sequence ATGCAGATAAATATTATCAACAAATCATCACACAAGTTACCACATTACGAAACGATCGCTTCTGCTGGAATGGATCTAAGAGCAAACATAAGTGAATCTATAACACTAAAACCTTTAGAGAGAACCATCGTTAAAACGGGACTGTTCATTGAATTACCTGTAGGTTATGAGGCGCAAGTACGTCCTAGAAGTGGACTAGCCGCAAAGAAGGGAGTTACTGTATTAAATGCTCCAGGAACAGTAGATGCTGATTACAGAGGAGAAATTGGAGTTATTTTAGTGAATCTGTCTAATGAGAATTTTGTTATAGAAAACGGAGAAAGAGTCGCGCAGTTAGTAATCGCGAAACACGAAAGAGCCGAGTGGAATGAAGTAGTAGAGTTGTCAGAAACCTCAAGAGGAGCAGGTGGCTTTGGAAGTACAGGAGTTAAATAA
- a CDS encoding lipopolysaccharide assembly protein LapB → MTKYWRHIVICIVFMGGAMNIGFSQEPEPLKKVEILDDLGDVSDEFRESFFEALKQRAITNYDKAINALEKCISTNPKPIALYYELGKNYLDLKKYDQAIINFKKVLEEKPNNKYVLELLFEVYFKERKYSESVEVVEKLVTFDSRYKEQLANLYFLEERYDDALKVVDELIEELGIDSYRDKLRKKIALKISNPDSQITKLQKKIAENPKEEQNYLNLIYLYSQDNQVEKAFGTAQMLLEQKPKSKLAHLALYKFYLDDNMPKEAIKSMKIVLSSDEIDMESKYKIVNDFLMFVDKNPNYESQLIEVTKVFSEDSESSKVFTEIGNYFYGKDKKELALNYYERGIKDNANNFGILRKMLLLQLDLKRYEKAKVGSELAIEMYPSQPILYLVNGVSLINLNDYEEAIDILGIGMDYIIDDLKMESDFYDQIGQAYLKMGNEVKASEYKERSFQLKKKS, encoded by the coding sequence ATGACTAAATATTGGCGACATATTGTAATTTGTATAGTCTTTATGGGAGGAGCTATGAATATTGGCTTTTCTCAAGAACCAGAACCTCTTAAGAAAGTAGAGATCTTGGATGACCTTGGTGATGTGTCTGATGAATTTCGAGAAAGCTTCTTCGAAGCATTAAAGCAACGTGCGATTACTAACTATGATAAGGCAATTAACGCTCTGGAAAAATGTATCTCTACAAATCCAAAACCTATTGCATTATATTATGAGCTTGGGAAGAATTACTTGGATTTAAAAAAATATGATCAAGCTATTATCAATTTTAAAAAAGTCTTAGAGGAAAAACCAAACAATAAATATGTTTTAGAACTATTATTCGAAGTGTATTTTAAAGAGAGGAAGTATTCAGAGTCTGTAGAAGTAGTTGAAAAACTAGTAACATTTGATAGTAGATATAAAGAACAATTGGCCAATCTCTATTTTCTAGAAGAAAGATATGATGATGCGCTTAAAGTCGTAGATGAGTTAATAGAAGAACTAGGGATAGATTCGTATAGAGATAAATTAAGAAAAAAAATAGCGTTAAAAATTAGTAACCCTGATTCTCAGATCACCAAGTTGCAAAAGAAGATAGCGGAAAACCCTAAGGAGGAACAAAACTATTTAAATCTGATTTACTTATATAGTCAGGATAATCAGGTTGAAAAGGCTTTTGGAACTGCTCAAATGCTTCTTGAACAAAAACCAAAATCAAAATTGGCTCATTTAGCTTTGTATAAGTTCTACTTGGATGATAATATGCCGAAAGAAGCGATTAAATCGATGAAAATAGTGTTGTCAAGTGATGAGATTGATATGGAATCAAAATATAAAATCGTTAATGACTTCTTGATGTTTGTAGATAAAAATCCAAATTATGAATCGCAACTTATCGAAGTAACTAAAGTATTTTCTGAAGACTCAGAAAGTAGTAAAGTGTTTACAGAAATAGGAAATTATTTCTATGGAAAAGATAAAAAAGAGTTGGCACTTAATTATTATGAAAGGGGAATTAAGGATAATGCCAATAATTTTGGAATTCTAAGAAAGATGTTATTATTGCAACTTGATTTAAAGAGATATGAAAAAGCAAAAGTAGGAAGCGAACTTGCAATAGAAATGTATCCTTCTCAACCAATTTTGTATTTGGTAAATGGAGTTTCTTTAATTAATCTAAATGATTATGAAGAAGCAATAGACATTTTAGGTATTGGTATGGATTATATCATTGATGATCTTAAGATGGAGTCAGATTTTTACGATCAAATTGGTCAGGCGTATCTAAAAATGGGAAATGAAGTAAAAGCTTCAGAATATAAAGAGAGATCCTTTCAACTTAAAAAAAAATCATAA